AAAGGTTCACTCGATGATGGAAATTAACGAGATTCGGGAGTTTCTCCCCCATCGCTATCCCTTCCTTTTGGTGGATAGAGTGGTTGAAATTATTCCCTCTGAAGATGGTGAACTTGTTGGTAGCCGCATTAGCGCCTATAAGAATGTAACCATCAATGAGCCTTTCTTTAATGGCCATTTTCCAGATCATCCCATCATGCCTGGGGTGCTGATTATTGAAGCGATGGCTCAGGCGGCCGGTATTCTCGGTTTCAAAATGATTGATAAACGGCCTGAGGATGGTGCGATCTATTATTTTGTCGGAACCGAAAAGCTGCGTTTGAAGAGACCGGTGGTGCCAGGGGATCGTCTGGAACTCAATGCTTCAGTGTTATCGGTGAAGCGTAATATCTGGAAGTTTGAGTGTTTTGCACTGGTAGAAGGCAAAGAAGTTGCTTCTACTGTTATTACTTGCGCGGTAAGGGAAGTCTGATTTTGATTCACCCTCAAGCCATCGTTGATCCAAAGGCACAGCTGGCTTCCGATGTGGAGGTCGGTCCTTGGTCTTATATCGGACCTGATGTCACCATAGACTCAGGTACAGTTATTCACTCACATGTTGTTATCAAGGGGCCGTGTCACATCGGTAAGGATAACAAGATCTTTCAATTCTCGTCCGTTGGTGAGGAGTGCCAGGACAAGAAGTATCGGGGTGAACCAACTCGATTGATCATCGGTGACCGCAATGTCATCCGCGAGGGATGCACGCTGCATCGTGGTACCGTTCAGGATGAAGGCCTGACCGAGCTGGGAAATGACAATCTTTTGATGGCTTACGTGCATGTAGCTCATGATTGTCGGTTAGGAAGCAATATTATCCTGGCTAACACGGTGGGGCTTGCGGGGCATGTGAAGGTCGGTGACTGGGCGATCCTGGGCGGAATGGCGGGAGTGCATCAGTTCTGTAGCATTGGCGCCCATGCCATGATTGGTGGTTGCTCACTGGTACTGAAAGATGTGCCTGCTTATGTCATGGCGAGCGGAAATCCGTTGCAGCCTCATGGCATAAATGTGGAAGGCTTGAAGCGGCGTAAGTTTTCGGACGAAGCGCTGAAGACTCTGCGCAAGGCTTACAAAATTATCTATCGTCAAGGTAATACACTCGATAAGGCCATGGACGAGTTGCAGTCAATGACAGCTGACTGTCCTGAAATACAGCTACTGCTGGATTCATTGCAACAAGCAAGTCGTGGCATTGCCCGTTGATGTCGGTTTCTCGACCTTTGCGCGTTGCAATTCTGGCGGGCGAGTTATCGGGTGATATTCTCGGAGCTGACTTGATGTCAGCTCTTATCAAGCGCTTTCCTGATGCCGAGTTCGAAGGTATCGGTGGTCCGCGAATGCTCAGTGCGGGTCTTAAAAGCCTCTATCCTCAGGAAGCTCTGAGTGTCATGGGGCTGATTGAGGTTTTGCCACATCTTTTTAGTCTGATTCGGGCGCGCAATCGCTTACGCGACCATTGGCAGGCAAATCCGCCAGACGTCTTTGTGGGTATCGATGCACCTGACTTTAATCTCGGTTTAGAGGTTGTGCTGCGTCAGGCAGGAATTCTCACTGTTCATTATGTAAGCCCTTCAGTGTGGGCATGGAAACAGTGGCGGCTGAAGAAAATTGCCAAGGCTGTTGATCACATGCTGACACTTCTGCCTTTCGAGGCTGATTTTTACAAGCGTTCAGATATTCCCGTTACCTATGTGGGCCATCCTTTGGCAGAGCAGATTCCCTTGACTGTGGATCAGGCATCGTCTCGTGCT
This Pokkaliibacter sp. MBI-7 DNA region includes the following protein-coding sequences:
- the fabZ gene encoding 3-hydroxyacyl-ACP dehydratase FabZ, with the translated sequence MMEINEIREFLPHRYPFLLVDRVVEIIPSEDGELVGSRISAYKNVTINEPFFNGHFPDHPIMPGVLIIEAMAQAAGILGFKMIDKRPEDGAIYYFVGTEKLRLKRPVVPGDRLELNASVLSVKRNIWKFECFALVEGKEVASTVITCAVREV
- the lpxA gene encoding acyl-ACP--UDP-N-acetylglucosamine O-acyltransferase translates to MIHPQAIVDPKAQLASDVEVGPWSYIGPDVTIDSGTVIHSHVVIKGPCHIGKDNKIFQFSSVGEECQDKKYRGEPTRLIIGDRNVIREGCTLHRGTVQDEGLTELGNDNLLMAYVHVAHDCRLGSNIILANTVGLAGHVKVGDWAILGGMAGVHQFCSIGAHAMIGGCSLVLKDVPAYVMASGNPLQPHGINVEGLKRRKFSDEALKTLRKAYKIIYRQGNTLDKAMDELQSMTADCPEIQLLLDSLQQASRGIAR